A genomic stretch from Mastacembelus armatus chromosome 12, fMasArm1.2, whole genome shotgun sequence includes:
- the srek1 gene encoding splicing regulatory glutamine/lysine-rich protein 1 isoform X2 has protein sequence MVHDQYVSSTGKIPEEAKALSLLAPATPVPSLVPGGGLLPIPTPAPLQNLNLPIMSRISTGLDLAASVHSQPPLMGNVDPSKVDEIRRTVYVGNLNSQTTTAEQLLEFFKQVGDVKFVRMAGDETQPTRFAFVEFVEQDSVARALTLNGVMFGDRPLKVNHSNNAIVKPPELTPQAAAKELENVMKRVREAQSTIAAAIEPDPMICSSSRSRMSHRTYSRSQSRSHSSTRRKRSHSKHRPSQRSWPQNDSHSSRSSHRRHSRSRDRKNSRSCSRGHRRSSKDQSRSPWRKARSPSLKRSKKDKRRERSKDRKERSTSRKRSRKDEDKMKRRAKTVKMERDYNREDKEDYESDREDSATPNEDMASSPFVQHNGNYQTHIEENTYMGTDSTE, from the exons ATGGTTCATGACCAATATGTTTCCAGTACAG GGAAAATCCCAGAAGAAGCCAAGGCCTTGTCACTTTTGGCACCTGCCACCCCAGTACCCAGTCTGGTTCCTGGCGGGGGATTGCTGCCAATTCCTACTCCAGCTCCACTTCAGAAT CTGAACCTTCCCATAATGAGTCGGATATCAACTGGTCTTGACCTTGCAGCATCAGTGCACTCGCAACCCCCACTCATGGGAAATGTGGATCCTTCAAAAGTTGATGAAATCAGGAGGACAGTCTATGTTGGCAATCTAAACTCACAG ACCACCACTGCAGAGCAGCTGTTGGAGTTCTTCAAGCAGGTGGGAGATGTAAAGTTTGTGCGAATGGCTGGAGATGAGACTCAGCCGACACGTTTTGCCTTCGTAGAGTTTGTTGAGCAGGACTCCGtcgccagagccctgaccttAAATGGAGTCATGTTTGGAGACAGACCCCTGAA ggTTAATCATTCAAATAATGCCATAGTGAAACCCCCAGAGCTGACGCCACAGGCTGCTGCTAAAGAGCTCGAAAATGTGATGAAGAGAGTGAGGGAGGCGCAGTCGACCATTGCTGCTGCCATAGAACCAG ACCCAATGATCTGTTCCTCTAGCCGGTCTAGAATGTCACACCGGACATATTCGAGGTCGCAGTCCCGCTCGCACTCAAGCACACGACGGAAAAGATCCCATTCAAAACACAG ACCATCACAGAGGTCATGGCCCCAGAATGACTCCCACAGTTCCCGAAGCAGCCACCGGAGGCACTCTCGCTCCAGAGACAGGAAAAACAGTCGAAGTTGCTCAAG GGGCCACAGGAGGAGCAGTAAGGATCAATCCAGGAGCCCTTGGAGAAAAGCAAGATCACCTTCTCTAAAGAG AAGTAAAAAAGACAAGAGGAGGGAGCGCAGCAAGGACAGAAAGGAGCGCTCTACGTCAAGGAAGAGGAGCCGCAAGGACGAGGACAAGATGAAGCGCAGGGCCAAGACAGTGAAG ATGGAAAGGGACTATAACAGAGAAGACAAGGAAGACTATGAAAGTGATAGAGAGGACTCAGCCACACCCAATGAGGACATGGCATCATCACCCTTTGTCCAGCACAATGGCAACTACCAGACTCACATTGAGGAGAACACATATATGGGCACAGACAGCACTGAGTGA
- the srek1 gene encoding splicing regulatory glutamine/lysine-rich protein 1 isoform X1, whose translation MSGIPGTAVVQVTNLSSAVSSEQMRTLFGFLGDIEELRLYPPDNTPLSFSSKVCYIKYRDPSSVGVAQHLTNTVFIDRALIVVPCAEGKIPEEAKALSLLAPATPVPSLVPGGGLLPIPTPAPLQNLNLPIMSRISTGLDLAASVHSQPPLMGNVDPSKVDEIRRTVYVGNLNSQTTTAEQLLEFFKQVGDVKFVRMAGDETQPTRFAFVEFVEQDSVARALTLNGVMFGDRPLKVNHSNNAIVKPPELTPQAAAKELENVMKRVREAQSTIAAAIEPDPMICSSSRSRMSHRTYSRSQSRSHSSTRRKRSHSKHRPSQRSWPQNDSHSSRSSHRRHSRSRDRKNSRSCSRGHRRSSKDQSRSPWRKARSPSLKRSKKDKRRERSKDRKERSTSRKRSRKDEDKMKRRAKTVKMERDYNREDKEDYESDREDSATPNEDMASSPFVQHNGNYQTHIEENTYMGTDSTE comes from the exons ATGAGCGGGATACCAGGGACTGCTGTCGTCCAGGTCACCAACCTGTCCTCGGCTGTGAGCAGCGAGCAGATGCGGACTCTGTTCGGTTTCCTTGGAGACATCGAAGAACTGCGACTCTACCCGCCGGA CAATACCCCTCTGTCTTTCTCGTCCAAAGTGTGTTATATAAAGTACCGAGATCCATCCAGTGTTGGTGTGGCGCAGCATCTCACCAATACTGTTTTTATTGACAGAGCTTTGATAGTAGTGCCATGTGCGGAAG GGAAAATCCCAGAAGAAGCCAAGGCCTTGTCACTTTTGGCACCTGCCACCCCAGTACCCAGTCTGGTTCCTGGCGGGGGATTGCTGCCAATTCCTACTCCAGCTCCACTTCAGAAT CTGAACCTTCCCATAATGAGTCGGATATCAACTGGTCTTGACCTTGCAGCATCAGTGCACTCGCAACCCCCACTCATGGGAAATGTGGATCCTTCAAAAGTTGATGAAATCAGGAGGACAGTCTATGTTGGCAATCTAAACTCACAG ACCACCACTGCAGAGCAGCTGTTGGAGTTCTTCAAGCAGGTGGGAGATGTAAAGTTTGTGCGAATGGCTGGAGATGAGACTCAGCCGACACGTTTTGCCTTCGTAGAGTTTGTTGAGCAGGACTCCGtcgccagagccctgaccttAAATGGAGTCATGTTTGGAGACAGACCCCTGAA ggTTAATCATTCAAATAATGCCATAGTGAAACCCCCAGAGCTGACGCCACAGGCTGCTGCTAAAGAGCTCGAAAATGTGATGAAGAGAGTGAGGGAGGCGCAGTCGACCATTGCTGCTGCCATAGAACCAG ACCCAATGATCTGTTCCTCTAGCCGGTCTAGAATGTCACACCGGACATATTCGAGGTCGCAGTCCCGCTCGCACTCAAGCACACGACGGAAAAGATCCCATTCAAAACACAG ACCATCACAGAGGTCATGGCCCCAGAATGACTCCCACAGTTCCCGAAGCAGCCACCGGAGGCACTCTCGCTCCAGAGACAGGAAAAACAGTCGAAGTTGCTCAAG GGGCCACAGGAGGAGCAGTAAGGATCAATCCAGGAGCCCTTGGAGAAAAGCAAGATCACCTTCTCTAAAGAG AAGTAAAAAAGACAAGAGGAGGGAGCGCAGCAAGGACAGAAAGGAGCGCTCTACGTCAAGGAAGAGGAGCCGCAAGGACGAGGACAAGATGAAGCGCAGGGCCAAGACAGTGAAG ATGGAAAGGGACTATAACAGAGAAGACAAGGAAGACTATGAAAGTGATAGAGAGGACTCAGCCACACCCAATGAGGACATGGCATCATCACCCTTTGTCCAGCACAATGGCAACTACCAGACTCACATTGAGGAGAACACATATATGGGCACAGACAGCACTGAGTGA
- the erbin gene encoding erbin isoform X2 codes for MSKRSLFVRLVPCRCLRGEEETVTSLDYSHCSLETVPKEIFSFEKTLQELYLDANQIEELPKQLFNCQLLHRLSMPDNDLTVLPAAIANLINLRELDVSKNSIQEFPENIKNCKLLAVVEASVNPISKLPEGFTQLLGLTQLYLNDAFLEFLPASFGRLIKLQILELRENQLKMLPKSMQKLTQLERLDLGSNEFTEVPEVLEQLTGIKELWMDGNRLTFLPGMLGMLKQLLYLDVSKNNLEMVDEQISGCENLQDLLLSNNALTQLPGSIGSLKKLTALKVDENQLMYLPDSIGGLTCLDELDCSFNEIESLPSSIGQCVNIRTFAADHNFLTQLPPEMGNWKNATVLFLHSNKLESLPEQMGDMQKLKVINLSNNKLKNLPYSFTKLNQMTAMWLSENQSKPLIPLQKEEDPETHKTVLTNYMFPQQTRTEEYIPNSDSESFNPAVWEEQRKHRAQVAFECDEDKDERETPPKEGNLKRYPTPYPDELKNMVKTAQSVAHRLKEDESSDESGKDAKPVEKNHIGVQDVGVKVIETPCPNGMASDVEPQISTNTAAQNPSASESKDTSESYSSQKVTLKSSEGSMMNHEDTLEDSEELSDEEEEMKIAEMRPPLIEISINQPKVVTLSKDKKDDGKDADSLLDDTVANSNQNNSNCSSPSRMSDSVSLTTDSSQDNSLCTPEREAKMPFLPKSRQEDENMNQPKDTTPLLHNGNGSETSLQALLKTQQTPPEKLGDYELSMEARLAFIEKGINNVMGDTYTKWDQINMNMSKLPTDNMVQLDELDKTKNCSVPQDDLDSKQGFSNDNMEHLQNGNQQASDCLNNLGNKSQAMRVETTAVHVVSTGVTASSDMSLSRSTEELSPEKRGHPPQVMKSHSVSNIETGGMRLYSFEGDEDSYDTETMIRMAGAGPGAQGQSIVRSKSAGQLLNDQTLQVYPGTSASSSDLLSTSKPPASTSRYPVSSSMAMSISSPQYNIQYTSSAMPKEGLWAQRTPIPPEQQGYLPPPPHSLANTNYSNRNQAPPYPLQPQQRGPPMAPRPPGDMWVKERHHSTGGQPRSSTLQRQSSTSSTASMGDPRRMLPEGEYMTYRDIHTLARGPLAMSQAMQRPLSARTYSIDVPGASRPVSAKSQPHELPERTMSVSDFNYQHSSPSKRPHIRVKSEHSLLDGPGQVSGGLGAGRVPADWRDQVMRHIEAKKMDKDDVYGPQGQQSYSVDPHRKVPLMNGQMGPSVRPQMSQASMGRHPSREQLIDYLMLKVSQQPQGPPRIPHDTLQQEIRVKVEKNPELGFSISGGVGGRGNPFHPDDNGIFVTRVQPEGPASKILQPGDKIIQANGYSFVNIDHGNAVSLLKTFPNTVDLTIIREVLA; via the exons ATGTCCAAGCGTAGCTTGTTTGTTCGTCTGGTGCCGTGCCGCTGCTTGCGGGGTGAGGAGGAGACGGTAACATCGCTGGACTACTCCCACTGCAGCCTGGAGACTGTTCCTAAGGAGATCTTTAGCTTTGAGAAGACCCTGCAGGAACTCTACCTCGATGCCAACCAGATCGAGGAACTGCCTAAA CAACTGTTTAACTGCCAGTTACTCCATCGACTGAGCATGCCAGATAATGACCTGACGGTGCTGCCAGCAGCGATTGCAAACCTCATCAATCTCAGGGAGCTTGATGTCAGCAAAAACA GTATCCAAGAGTTTCCAGAAAACATCAAGAATTGCAAACTCTTAGCTGTTGTAGAAGCCAGTGTGAATCCCATATCAAA GCTCCCAGAAGGCTTCACACAACTCCTGGGTTTGACACAGCTCTATCTGAATGATGCCTTCCTGGAGTTCTTACCAGCAAGCTTTGGCAG GTTGATTAAACTGCAGATCTTGGAGTTGAGGGAGAACCAGTTAAAGATGTTGCCAAA gaGCATGCAGAAGCTCACACAGTTGGAGAGGCTGGACCTGGGAAGTAACGAGTTCACTGAAGTG CCTGAGGTGCTAGAGCAGCTGACTGGAATCAAGGAGCTGTGGATGGATGGGAACAGACTGACATTTTTACCCGGG ATGCTGGGGATGCTCAAACAGCTGCTATACCTGGATGTGTCAAAGAACAACCTAGAAATGGTGGATGAGCAAATCTCTGGCTGTGAGAATCTGCAGGATCTCCTGCTCTCCAACAATGCCCTCACACAGCTGCCTGGCTCCATCG GTTCACTGAAGAAACTGACAGCACTGAAAGTGGATGAGAACCAGCTGATGTACTTGCCAGACTCTATTGGAGG GCTGACATGTCTAGATGAGCTGGACTGTAGTTTCAATGAGATAGAGTCCTTGCCTTCCTCCATCGGCCAGTGTGTCAACATCCGGACCTTCGCTGCAGATCACAACTTCCTTACCCAGCTTCCCCCTGAA ATGGGCAACTGGAAGAATGCGACTGTGCTGTTTCTACATTCCAACAAGCTGGAGTCTCTGCCTGAGCAGATGGGTGACATGCAAAAGCTGAAGGTCATTAACCTCAGCAACAACAA GTTAAAGAATCTTCCTTACAGCTTCACTAAACTAAACCAAATGACTGCAATGTGGCTGTCTGAAAATCAG TCAAAACCACTAATCCCTCTCCAGAAAGAGGAGGATCCAGAGACGCACAAAACTGTACTGACCAACTACATGTTCCCCCAGCAAACCAGAACTGAGGAGT ACATTCCCAATTCAGATTCTGAGAGCTTCAATCCAGCTGTCTGGGAGGAGCAACGTAAGCACCGAGCTCAGGTGGCTTTTGAGTGTGATGAGGACAAGGACGAGAGAGAAACACCCCCAAAG GAGGGAAACCTGAAGCGCTACCCTACACCTTACCCAGACGAGCTGAAGAACATGGTGAAGACAGCCCAGTCTGTGGCTCACAGGCTGAAGGAGGATGAGTCGAGTGACGAGTCAGGGAAAGATGCAAAACCTGTTGAGAAGAACCACATTGGAGTGCAGGATGTAGGAGTAAAG gtGATAGAGACGCCTTGTCCAAATGGCATGGCGTCCGATGTGGAGCCCCAAATATCTACTAACACAGCTGCCCAAAATCCCTCTGCATCAGAATCTAAAGACACTTCAGAGTCTTACAGCTCTCAGAAAGTCACTCTTAAGTCTTCAGAGGGCTCTATGATGAACCACGAGGACACACTGGAG GATTCTGAGGAGCTAtcagatgaagaagaggaaatgaaaattgCGGAGATGAGACCGCCTCTAATTGAGATCTCCATCAACCAGCCTAAAGTAGTAACTTTAAGTAAGGACAAAAAAG ATGATGGGAAAGATGCAGACTCTTTACTGGACGACACAGTGGCTAACAGCAACCAGAACAACAGCAACTGTTCATCTCCGTCACGAATGTCCGATTCAGTGTCTCTGACCACGGACAGCAGTCAGGACAACTCTCTGTGCACCCCGGAGAGAGAGGCAAAGATGCCGTTCCTACCAAAAAGCAG gcAAGAAGATGAGAACATGAACCAGCCTAAAGACACCACCCCTCTCCTCCATAATGGTAATGGTTCAGAAACATCCCTTCAGGCGCTTTTGAAAACCCAACAGACCCCTCCAGAGAAATTGGGTGATTATGAACTGTCCATGGAAGCCAGACTGGCCTTCATTGAGAAGGGGATTAACAATGTCATGGGAGACACCTACACCAAGTGGGACCAGATCAATATGAATATGTCCAAACTGCCAACTGACAATATGGTTCAGTTGGATGAGCTGGACAAAACCAAGAATTGTTCAGTACCCCAGGATGACTTAGACAGCAAGCAGGGTTTTAGTAATGACAACATGGAGCATTTACAGAATGGAAACCAGCAGGCCAGTGACTGCCTCAATAATCTAGGGAACAAAAGCCAAGCGATGAGAGTGGAGACAACTGCTGTGCATGTGGTCTCGACAGGCGTGACAGCCAGCAGTGACATGTCTCTGTCTCGCAGCACAGAAGAACTGTCTCCAGAGAAAAGGGGCCATCCCCCACAGGTGATGAAGTCTCACAGTGTCAGCAACATAGAAACAGGAGGCATGAGGCTGTACTCCTTTGAGGGAGATGAAGACTCATATGACACAGAAACAATGATTAGGATGGCAGGAGCCGGACCAGGAGCTCAGGGCCAGAGCATAGTCAGGAGCAAGTCTGCCGGTCAGTTACTCAATGACCAGACTCTCCAGGTCTACCCAGGCACCTCTGCATCTTCCTCAGACCTCCTCTCCACCTCTAAGCCTCCTGCCAGCACCAGCAGATATCCAGTCTCCTCCAGTATGGCCATGAGCATCTCATCCCCTCaatacaacatacagtacacaagCAGTGCCATGCCTAAAGAGGGCCTCTGGGCCCAGAGGACGCCCATTCCCCCAGAGCAACAAGGctacctccctcctcctccacactcACTAGCCAACACCAATTACTCCAACCGTAATCAGGCACCTCCCTACCCTCTACAGCCCCAACAGAGAGGGCCTCCCATGGCTCCCAGACCCCCTGGGGACATGTGGGTTAAGGAGAGACATCATTCTACTGGTGGCCAGCCTCGAAGCAGCACCcttcagagacagagcagcacCTCCTCCACAGCCTCAATGGGGGACCCAAGACGCATGCTCCCTGAAGGGGAGTACATGACGTACAGGGACATTCACACCCTCGCTAGGGGCCCACTAGCAATGAGCCAGGCCATGCAGAGGCCACTCTCAGCACGCACTTATAGTATCGATGTACCTGGAGCCTCCAGGCCTGTCAGTGCCAAGTCACAGCCACATGAGCTTCCAGAGAGGACCATGTCTGTCAGTGATTTCAACTACCAGCACAGTAGCCCCAGCAAGAGACCCCACATCAGGGTGAAGTCTGAGCACTCACTCCTGGATGGGCCAGGACAGGTGTCAGGGGGGCTGGGAGCAGGAAGGGTGCCAGCAGACTGGAGAGACCAAGTGATGCGACATATTGAGGCCAAGAAAATGGACAAG GATGATGTTTATGGACCCCAAGGACAGCAGAGCTACAGCGTGGACCCCCACAGAAAA GTGCCTTTGATGAATGGTCAGATGGGACCTTCTGTTCGCCCTCAGATGAGCCAGGCGTCCATGGGCCGTCACCCTTCCAGAGAGCAGCTAATTGATTACCTGATGCTCAAAGTCTCCCAGCAGCCCCAAGGGCCCCCACGCATCCCACACGACACACTGCAACAAGAG ATCCGTGTGAAAGTGGAGAAGAATCCAGAGCTTGGTTTCAGTATATCAGGAGGAGTGGGAGGCCGGGGAAACCCCTTTCATCCAGATGACAAt GGTATATTTGTGACAAGGGTTCAACCTGAGGGACCAGCATCAAAAATTCTTCAACCTGGAGATAAAATCATCCAG GCTAATGGATACAGCTTTGTTAATATTGATCATGGGAATGCAGTGTCCCTTCTGAAGACATTTCCCAACACGGTGGATTTGACTATCATACGAGAAGTACTAGCATAG
- the erbin gene encoding erbin isoform X1, with product MSKRSLFVRLVPCRCLRGEEETVTSLDYSHCSLETVPKEIFSFEKTLQELYLDANQIEELPKQLFNCQLLHRLSMPDNDLTVLPAAIANLINLRELDVSKNSIQEFPENIKNCKLLAVVEASVNPISKLPEGFTQLLGLTQLYLNDAFLEFLPASFGRLIKLQILELRENQLKMLPKSMQKLTQLERLDLGSNEFTEVPEVLEQLTGIKELWMDGNRLTFLPGMLGMLKQLLYLDVSKNNLEMVDEQISGCENLQDLLLSNNALTQLPGSIGSLKKLTALKVDENQLMYLPDSIGGLTCLDELDCSFNEIESLPSSIGQCVNIRTFAADHNFLTQLPPEMGNWKNATVLFLHSNKLESLPEQMGDMQKLKVINLSNNKLKNLPYSFTKLNQMTAMWLSENQSKPLIPLQKEEDPETHKTVLTNYMFPQQTRTEEYIPNSDSESFNPAVWEEQRKHRAQVAFECDEDKDERETPPKEGNLKRYPTPYPDELKNMVKTAQSVAHRLKEDESSDESGKDAKPVEKNHIGVQDVGVKVIETPCPNGMASDVEPQISTNTAAQNPSASESKDTSESYSSQKVTLKSSEGSMMNHEDTLEDSEELSDEEEEMKIAEMRPPLIEISINQPKVVTLSKDKKDDGKDADSLLDDTVANSNQNNSNCSSPSRMSDSVSLTTDSSQDNSLCTPEREAKMPFLPKSRQEDENMNQPKDTTPLLHNGNGSETSLQALLKTQQTPPEKLGDYELSMEARLAFIEKGINNVMGDTYTKWDQINMNMSKLPTDNMVQLDELDKTKNCSVPQDDLDSKQGFSNDNMEHLQNGNQQASDCLNNLGNKSQAMRVETTAVHVVSTGVTASSDMSLSRSTEELSPEKRGHPPQVMKSHSVSNIETGGMRLYSFEGDEDSYDTETMIRMAGAGPGAQGQSIVRSKSAGQLLNDQTLQVYPGTSASSSDLLSTSKPPASTSRYPVSSSMAMSISSPQYNIQYTSSAMPKEGLWAQRTPIPPEQQGYLPPPPHSLANTNYSNRNQAPPYPLQPQQRGPPMAPRPPGDMWVKERHHSTGGQPRSSTLQRQSSTSSTASMGDPRRMLPEGEYMTYRDIHTLARGPLAMSQAMQRPLSARTYSIDVPGASRPVSAKSQPHELPERTMSVSDFNYQHSSPSKRPHIRVKSEHSLLDGPGQVSGGLGAGRVPADWRDQVMRHIEAKKMDKNVLSRSYNSNNAPLSWSHYGSCRDIHASQGSLVCSARDGQPYGALGFSDDVYGPQGQQSYSVDPHRKVPLMNGQMGPSVRPQMSQASMGRHPSREQLIDYLMLKVSQQPQGPPRIPHDTLQQEIRVKVEKNPELGFSISGGVGGRGNPFHPDDNGIFVTRVQPEGPASKILQPGDKIIQANGYSFVNIDHGNAVSLLKTFPNTVDLTIIREVLA from the exons ATGTCCAAGCGTAGCTTGTTTGTTCGTCTGGTGCCGTGCCGCTGCTTGCGGGGTGAGGAGGAGACGGTAACATCGCTGGACTACTCCCACTGCAGCCTGGAGACTGTTCCTAAGGAGATCTTTAGCTTTGAGAAGACCCTGCAGGAACTCTACCTCGATGCCAACCAGATCGAGGAACTGCCTAAA CAACTGTTTAACTGCCAGTTACTCCATCGACTGAGCATGCCAGATAATGACCTGACGGTGCTGCCAGCAGCGATTGCAAACCTCATCAATCTCAGGGAGCTTGATGTCAGCAAAAACA GTATCCAAGAGTTTCCAGAAAACATCAAGAATTGCAAACTCTTAGCTGTTGTAGAAGCCAGTGTGAATCCCATATCAAA GCTCCCAGAAGGCTTCACACAACTCCTGGGTTTGACACAGCTCTATCTGAATGATGCCTTCCTGGAGTTCTTACCAGCAAGCTTTGGCAG GTTGATTAAACTGCAGATCTTGGAGTTGAGGGAGAACCAGTTAAAGATGTTGCCAAA gaGCATGCAGAAGCTCACACAGTTGGAGAGGCTGGACCTGGGAAGTAACGAGTTCACTGAAGTG CCTGAGGTGCTAGAGCAGCTGACTGGAATCAAGGAGCTGTGGATGGATGGGAACAGACTGACATTTTTACCCGGG ATGCTGGGGATGCTCAAACAGCTGCTATACCTGGATGTGTCAAAGAACAACCTAGAAATGGTGGATGAGCAAATCTCTGGCTGTGAGAATCTGCAGGATCTCCTGCTCTCCAACAATGCCCTCACACAGCTGCCTGGCTCCATCG GTTCACTGAAGAAACTGACAGCACTGAAAGTGGATGAGAACCAGCTGATGTACTTGCCAGACTCTATTGGAGG GCTGACATGTCTAGATGAGCTGGACTGTAGTTTCAATGAGATAGAGTCCTTGCCTTCCTCCATCGGCCAGTGTGTCAACATCCGGACCTTCGCTGCAGATCACAACTTCCTTACCCAGCTTCCCCCTGAA ATGGGCAACTGGAAGAATGCGACTGTGCTGTTTCTACATTCCAACAAGCTGGAGTCTCTGCCTGAGCAGATGGGTGACATGCAAAAGCTGAAGGTCATTAACCTCAGCAACAACAA GTTAAAGAATCTTCCTTACAGCTTCACTAAACTAAACCAAATGACTGCAATGTGGCTGTCTGAAAATCAG TCAAAACCACTAATCCCTCTCCAGAAAGAGGAGGATCCAGAGACGCACAAAACTGTACTGACCAACTACATGTTCCCCCAGCAAACCAGAACTGAGGAGT ACATTCCCAATTCAGATTCTGAGAGCTTCAATCCAGCTGTCTGGGAGGAGCAACGTAAGCACCGAGCTCAGGTGGCTTTTGAGTGTGATGAGGACAAGGACGAGAGAGAAACACCCCCAAAG GAGGGAAACCTGAAGCGCTACCCTACACCTTACCCAGACGAGCTGAAGAACATGGTGAAGACAGCCCAGTCTGTGGCTCACAGGCTGAAGGAGGATGAGTCGAGTGACGAGTCAGGGAAAGATGCAAAACCTGTTGAGAAGAACCACATTGGAGTGCAGGATGTAGGAGTAAAG gtGATAGAGACGCCTTGTCCAAATGGCATGGCGTCCGATGTGGAGCCCCAAATATCTACTAACACAGCTGCCCAAAATCCCTCTGCATCAGAATCTAAAGACACTTCAGAGTCTTACAGCTCTCAGAAAGTCACTCTTAAGTCTTCAGAGGGCTCTATGATGAACCACGAGGACACACTGGAG GATTCTGAGGAGCTAtcagatgaagaagaggaaatgaaaattgCGGAGATGAGACCGCCTCTAATTGAGATCTCCATCAACCAGCCTAAAGTAGTAACTTTAAGTAAGGACAAAAAAG ATGATGGGAAAGATGCAGACTCTTTACTGGACGACACAGTGGCTAACAGCAACCAGAACAACAGCAACTGTTCATCTCCGTCACGAATGTCCGATTCAGTGTCTCTGACCACGGACAGCAGTCAGGACAACTCTCTGTGCACCCCGGAGAGAGAGGCAAAGATGCCGTTCCTACCAAAAAGCAG gcAAGAAGATGAGAACATGAACCAGCCTAAAGACACCACCCCTCTCCTCCATAATGGTAATGGTTCAGAAACATCCCTTCAGGCGCTTTTGAAAACCCAACAGACCCCTCCAGAGAAATTGGGTGATTATGAACTGTCCATGGAAGCCAGACTGGCCTTCATTGAGAAGGGGATTAACAATGTCATGGGAGACACCTACACCAAGTGGGACCAGATCAATATGAATATGTCCAAACTGCCAACTGACAATATGGTTCAGTTGGATGAGCTGGACAAAACCAAGAATTGTTCAGTACCCCAGGATGACTTAGACAGCAAGCAGGGTTTTAGTAATGACAACATGGAGCATTTACAGAATGGAAACCAGCAGGCCAGTGACTGCCTCAATAATCTAGGGAACAAAAGCCAAGCGATGAGAGTGGAGACAACTGCTGTGCATGTGGTCTCGACAGGCGTGACAGCCAGCAGTGACATGTCTCTGTCTCGCAGCACAGAAGAACTGTCTCCAGAGAAAAGGGGCCATCCCCCACAGGTGATGAAGTCTCACAGTGTCAGCAACATAGAAACAGGAGGCATGAGGCTGTACTCCTTTGAGGGAGATGAAGACTCATATGACACAGAAACAATGATTAGGATGGCAGGAGCCGGACCAGGAGCTCAGGGCCAGAGCATAGTCAGGAGCAAGTCTGCCGGTCAGTTACTCAATGACCAGACTCTCCAGGTCTACCCAGGCACCTCTGCATCTTCCTCAGACCTCCTCTCCACCTCTAAGCCTCCTGCCAGCACCAGCAGATATCCAGTCTCCTCCAGTATGGCCATGAGCATCTCATCCCCTCaatacaacatacagtacacaagCAGTGCCATGCCTAAAGAGGGCCTCTGGGCCCAGAGGACGCCCATTCCCCCAGAGCAACAAGGctacctccctcctcctccacactcACTAGCCAACACCAATTACTCCAACCGTAATCAGGCACCTCCCTACCCTCTACAGCCCCAACAGAGAGGGCCTCCCATGGCTCCCAGACCCCCTGGGGACATGTGGGTTAAGGAGAGACATCATTCTACTGGTGGCCAGCCTCGAAGCAGCACCcttcagagacagagcagcacCTCCTCCACAGCCTCAATGGGGGACCCAAGACGCATGCTCCCTGAAGGGGAGTACATGACGTACAGGGACATTCACACCCTCGCTAGGGGCCCACTAGCAATGAGCCAGGCCATGCAGAGGCCACTCTCAGCACGCACTTATAGTATCGATGTACCTGGAGCCTCCAGGCCTGTCAGTGCCAAGTCACAGCCACATGAGCTTCCAGAGAGGACCATGTCTGTCAGTGATTTCAACTACCAGCACAGTAGCCCCAGCAAGAGACCCCACATCAGGGTGAAGTCTGAGCACTCACTCCTGGATGGGCCAGGACAGGTGTCAGGGGGGCTGGGAGCAGGAAGGGTGCCAGCAGACTGGAGAGACCAAGTGATGCGACATATTGAGGCCAAGAAAATGGACAAG AATGTGCTGTCTCGCTCCTATAATTCCAATAATGCTCCACTGAGTTGGTCTCACTACGGCAGCTGTAGGGATATACATGCCAGCCAAGGGTCTTTGGTCTGTAGTGCCAGAGACGGACAGCCCTACGGAGCTCTGGGCTTCTCT GATGATGTTTATGGACCCCAAGGACAGCAGAGCTACAGCGTGGACCCCCACAGAAAA GTGCCTTTGATGAATGGTCAGATGGGACCTTCTGTTCGCCCTCAGATGAGCCAGGCGTCCATGGGCCGTCACCCTTCCAGAGAGCAGCTAATTGATTACCTGATGCTCAAAGTCTCCCAGCAGCCCCAAGGGCCCCCACGCATCCCACACGACACACTGCAACAAGAG ATCCGTGTGAAAGTGGAGAAGAATCCAGAGCTTGGTTTCAGTATATCAGGAGGAGTGGGAGGCCGGGGAAACCCCTTTCATCCAGATGACAAt GGTATATTTGTGACAAGGGTTCAACCTGAGGGACCAGCATCAAAAATTCTTCAACCTGGAGATAAAATCATCCAG GCTAATGGATACAGCTTTGTTAATATTGATCATGGGAATGCAGTGTCCCTTCTGAAGACATTTCCCAACACGGTGGATTTGACTATCATACGAGAAGTACTAGCATAG